From the genome of Anabrus simplex isolate iqAnaSimp1 chromosome X, ASM4041472v1, whole genome shotgun sequence, one region includes:
- the LOC136886042 gene encoding alpha-tocopherol transfer protein — MSTTTEPVQHPYLNGLPESQRPPGWEDDVREIRAWLKTMPHIPNITDEHIIMFLHSCYGKIEKTKATIKCYYSVRTRWPELFGQRDLLLPELQKTLDLANLVPLPTPTPEGYRVLLYRMTEYDPSKMHFVTCLKLFFMWNDICLAEDGLVPGYVVVFDMTGVSWGHLMRISLPAIRKFMIYIQDAHPARLKGVHVINTVAFMDRVLAIVKPLMKSELVQLLHLHGPVESLARFMPLSILPEDYGGDAETSQTLHDRRRHLMETRYLQWFQAEEQLKMDYSKRPNKRQPQQQPAQQPEVRQQPPPSLPPVQTCEEVESSFRSLSID; from the exons ATGTCGACAACCACAGAACCTGTACAGCATCCGTACCTGAATGGACTGCCCGAAAGCCAAAGACCTCCAGGTTGGGAAGATGACGTCAGAGAAATCAGAGCTTGGTTGAAGACTATGCCGCATATACCCAACATTACAG ATGAACACATTATAATGTTCCTGCACAGTTGTTATGGTAAAATAGAAAAGACCAAAGCCACCATCAAGTGTTACTACAGTGTCAGGACGAGATGGCCTGAGTTGTTTGGACAGAGGGACCTACTGCTACCAGAACTGCAGAAGACTCTGGATCTAGC GAACTTAGTACCGCTTCCAACACCTACTCCAGAAGGGTACAGAGTGTTATTATACCGAATGACTGAATATGATCCATCAAAAATGCACTTTGTCACCTGCTTGAAGCTATTCTTCATGTGGAATGATATCTGTCTAGCTGAAGATGGGCTGGTTCCAGGGTACGTCGTCGTGTTTGATATGACGGGAGTGTCGTGGGGCCATCTGATGAGGATCAGTCTCCCAGCGATTAGGAAGTTCATGATCTATATACAG GATGCCCATCCTGCTAGATTGAAAGGAGTCCATGTCATTAACACAGTAGCATTTATGGATCGTGTGCTGGCCATTGTAAAGCCACTAATGAAGAGTGAATTAGTCCAACTG CTCCATCTCCATGGTCCAGTGGAATCCCTGGCCCGTTTCATGCCTTTGTCTATCCTGCCTGAAGACTATGGTGGTGATGCAGAAACATCTCAAACATTACATG ATCGACGCCGGCACTTGATGGAGACCCGATATTTGCAATGGTTTCAAGCAGAGGAGCAACTCAAAATGGATTACAGCAAGCGTCCTAACAAACGACAACCTCAACAACAGCCGGCACAGCAGCCTGAAGTACGACAGCAGCCACCGCCTTCACTCCCTCCAGTACAGACCTGCGAGGAGGTTGAGTCTTCCTTCAGAAGTTTATCAATTGATTAA